In the Acropora muricata isolate sample 2 chromosome 10, ASM3666990v1, whole genome shotgun sequence genome, one interval contains:
- the LOC136931616 gene encoding 5-hydroxytryptamine receptor 4-like: MNFSHTNLSTSPGYTSQGPAFRSFSAAIYGTIISVAFVGNLLACLAFIVSPLVRRPPTNHFILSLAVGDLLTVCFAVPFDLEQTIKNIWSHGEVLCLVWTTSYLLTVPSSIWSLLALSVDRYKSLKDPLNRFRRTPFMTRKRAGLVILFLWVYSGIFALLPVMGWKRIPRSVHDNFCDFNITIEYSLLSSIINFVLPTTFMCVLYWSIYKIARGVARDATLLQLGNSSSSRGREAKKIKKRIKTTKKILVVAWTFFFCWMPHTLASIAYAFLLKWCGEKCLQAVPSETYTILLMLGYSSSALNPYLYALRNKQFRKALLNIVPAVRRRFSYWPTLTSLGDRLTTRFYDRGTTASTSV, from the coding sequence ATGAATTTTTCCCATACGAATCTTTCGACTTCGCCTGGTTACACATCACAAGGCCCTGCGTTCAGGTCTTTCTCCGCAGCGATTTATGGCACTATAATCTCTGTCGCTTTTGTCGGAAATTTGTTAGCCTGCCTGGCATTTATTGTAAGTCCATTAGTACGCAGACCCCCAACAAATCATTTCATCCTCTCGTTGGCAGTTGGGGACCTTCTTACAGTTTGCTTTGCGGTTCCATTTGATTTAGAACAAACTATTAAGAACATTTGGAGCCATGGAGAAGTGCTCTGTCTGGTATGGACAACATCGTACCTGCTGACTGTGCCCTCGTCCATATGGAGCCTATTAGCGCTTAGCGTTGACCGATATAAGAGCCTTAAGGATCCGCTTAACCGTTTTCGCCGAACGCCATTTATGACGCGGAAACGTGCAGGCCTCGTGATCTTATTTCTGTGGGTTTATTCAGGGATCTTTGCTCTTTTGCCCGTAATGGGTTGGAAAAGAATTCCTCGAAGCGTCCACGACAACTTTTGCGACTTCAACATTACAATTGAATATTCCTTACTGAGTTCTATCATCAATTTTGTCTTGCCCACCACCTTCATGTGCGTGCTGTATTGGAGTATCTATAAAATTGCCCGTGGTGTTGCGCGAGACGCCACCTTACTTCAGCTCGGCAACTCTTCGTCCTCCAGAGGAAGAGAGGCCAAGAAGATAAAAAAGCGcattaaaacaacaaagaagATTCTCGTTGTGGCTTGGACGTTCTTTTTCTGCTGGATGCCTCACACACTAGCCAGCATTGCTTATGCCTTTTTGCTCAAGTGGTGTGGTGAGAAATGCCTACAGGCGGTGCCAAGTGAGACCTACACGATTCTTCTTATGCTTGGGTACAGCAGCTCGGCGTTGAATCCTTACTTGTATGCTCTGAGAAACAAACAGTTTAGGAAAGCCTTACTGAATATCGTGCCAGCCGTCAGACGCAGATTTTCTTACTGGCCTACATTAACCTCTCTGGGAGATCGTCTAACCACTCGCTTTTATGATCGGGGCACAACTGCAAGCACATCGGTGTAA
- the LOC136931618 gene encoding adenosine receptor A2a-like isoform X1 translates to MSHWAIIGNTLVCIATGLNPNLRKASTSLFIVSLAVSDLLTATLSIPFDVYTLRTNGLWFQGEVACIIWTSSYIVTVSTSNLTLLFLSIDRYLTLRKPLSQFRQGKFMTRRRVLVCIAILWCYSLIFAILPLTGWEIWRSLPKYVIGEICFFNGSPCYNIMVSVLNFVLPALAMCSIYLMIYRQIRRHTCTVHPADSTTPSGPAKFLLQRNIRAAKRIALIVSVFLISWVPFSVLSIIGNICLECHREIPLQIYYVTLLMGYSNSALNPFLYSFNNRNFIDSYTRLYRAIRKACRRRSNGK, encoded by the exons ATGAGCCATTGGg CGATAATAGGGAACACGTTGGTTTGCATTGCTACCGGTTTGAATCCAAATCTTCGAAAAGCAAGTACAAGTCTTTTCATCGTGTCTTTGGCGGTTTCTGACCTCCTCACGGCGACTTTATCGATTCCGTTTGACGTTTACACTCTCCGTACAAATGGCTTATGGTTTCAAGGTGAGGTTGCTTGTATTATCTGGACGTCATCTTATATCGTTACAGTTTCTACTTCAAACCTGACCTTGCTGTTCTTAAGCATCGATCGCTATTTAACTCTACGAAAGCCCTTAAGCCAATTCCGCCAGGGAAAATTCATGACGAGGCGGCGAGTTCTTGTTTGCATTGCCATTCTTTGGTGTTATTCCCTCATTTTCGCAATTTTACCACTGACAGGATGGGAAATTTGGCGATCCCTACCGAAATACGTGATCGGTGAAATTTGCTTCTTCAATGGCTCGCCTTGTTACAACATCATGGTTTCCGTGCTGAATTTTGTCCTTCCCGCCTTGGCAATGTGTTCCATTTACTTAATGATTTACAGACAGATTCGACGTCATACATGCACCGTTCACCCCGCAGATTCTACCACGCCAAGCGGACCAGCCAAGTTTCTGCTCCAAAGGAACATTAGAGCAGCTAAGAGGATTGCGTTAATTGTGAGCGTCTTTCTTATCTCCTGGGTCCCTTTCAGCGTCCTTAGTATCATAGGAAACATTTGCTTGGAATGTCACCGTGAGATTCCCTTGCAGATCTACTACGTCACATTGCTCATGGGATATTCGAACTCTGCACTTAATCCCTTTCTTTACTCCTTCAATAACAGAAATTTCATTGACTCGTACACAAGGCTCTACAGAGCTATCAGAAAGGCATGTAGACGCCGTTCGAACGGTAAATAA
- the LOC136931618 gene encoding adenosine receptor A2a-like isoform X2, whose protein sequence is MNNLTASSTDFNFSNETQHQYEPLGYIFFSKPFTVFIIVAYILVIIVAIIGNTLVCIATGLNPNLRKASTSLFIVSLAVSDLLTATLSIPFDVYTLRTNGLWFQGWEIWRSLPKYVIGEICFFNGSPCYNIMVSVLNFVLPALAMCSIYLMIYRQIRRHTCTVHPADSTTPSGPAKFLLQRNIRAAKRIALIVSVFLISWVPFSVLSIIGNICLECHREIPLQIYYVTLLMGYSNSALNPFLYSFNNRNFIDSYTRLYRAIRKACRRRSNGK, encoded by the exons ATGAACAACCTCACCGCCAGCTCAACCGATTTCAACTTTAGCAACGAAACTCAGCATCAATATGAGCCATTGGggtatattttcttttcaaagccaTTTACCGTTTTCATAATAGTCGCTTATATTCTCGTTATCATTGTAGCGATAATAGGGAACACGTTGGTTTGCATTGCTACCGGTTTGAATCCAAATCTTCGAAAAGCAAGTACAAGTCTTTTCATCGTGTCTTTGGCGGTTTCTGACCTCCTCACGGCGACTTTATCGATTCCGTTTGACGTTTACACTCTCCGTACAAATGGCTTATGGTTTCAAG GATGGGAAATTTGGCGATCCCTACCGAAATACGTGATCGGTGAAATTTGCTTCTTCAATGGCTCGCCTTGTTACAACATCATGGTTTCCGTGCTGAATTTTGTCCTTCCCGCCTTGGCAATGTGTTCCATTTACTTAATGATTTACAGACAGATTCGACGTCATACATGCACCGTTCACCCCGCAGATTCTACCACGCCAAGCGGACCAGCCAAGTTTCTGCTCCAAAGGAACATTAGAGCAGCTAAGAGGATTGCGTTAATTGTGAGCGTCTTTCTTATCTCCTGGGTCCCTTTCAGCGTCCTTAGTATCATAGGAAACATTTGCTTGGAATGTCACCGTGAGATTCCCTTGCAGATCTACTACGTCACATTGCTCATGGGATATTCGAACTCTGCACTTAATCCCTTTCTTTACTCCTTCAATAACAGAAATTTCATTGACTCGTACACAAGGCTCTACAGAGCTATCAGAAAGGCATGTAGACGCCGTTCGAACGGTAAATAA